DNA sequence from the Vicia villosa cultivar HV-30 ecotype Madison, WI linkage group LG3, Vvil1.0, whole genome shotgun sequence genome:
ACAATAAAGGGGAGAGGGTGTCCCCCTGTCTAAGCCATCTCTTAGCCTTAACCAATTGAGAGGCCTCTCCATTGACTTGGTATTTATAAGAAACAGTCCTAATTGTTGTCATAAGCCAAGTGATAAAGATGTTTCAGAATCTGAACTCCCTttgaatattttccaaagctATCCATTCAACTGTATCATATGCTTTCTGAACATCCATTTGAAGCATGCATCTAGGAGTGCCATTTTTGGAGCTATAACCTCTTATTAGCTCATAGGCATGAAGGATATGATCATGAATATCCTGACCATGTATGAAAGCAGCTTGACGCTTGTTAATAATGCAGTTCAGGATCTTACTCAACCTAGCAGTTATGATTCTGGAGATAATCTTGTATAACATAGTACAACACGAGATAGGTTTATAGTCACTAACCCGAGAAACTTGAGGGCTCTTAGAGATAAGAGTAACTAGAGTGCAATTAATAGCTTTATACATCCTGTTACTAACAAAGAAATCTTTCATAGCTTTGCACACATCATTCTTAATAATGTCCCAAGCTGCCTTAAAGAATTTAGCATTATAACCATCATGGCCAGTAGAAAATAAATCACCCATGCCCTTAAGGCTATTGTAAATCTCTATGTCAGTTACAGAAGCAGTAAGGATTACATTTTGGGCATCACTAACCTGAGAACCGTTTCTGATGGAAACAATGTTAATCCCATTTAGATTAGAGCTAGCTGTACCTATCAGGTTCTAGTAGAATTCTACAATAGTCTTCACAATATCAGCCTGTTGAGTCATAATTTAGCCATCAACAACTTTCATAGAAGTGATCAGGGTCATGTCACTACTCTTCACTGAGTCACTTTCATGTCCAATAGTAGACTCTCCTTCAGAATCATGTTTCCTAGAACTCTGTTGCAAAACCGCAGCGAGAATCGACAGCGTTGTCACCTTTTTCTTTGGCCTACCGCACCCCCGTGCCATATCCCTAACAGAGAGAAACCTAGCTCGAACCAATTCAATCAAGTCCCTAATCCGAAGATTATGAGTTTAAACCATCTCAAACATAGTTTTAACTAGGGAGAACAACCACCACGCACCCAAACGGAAATCTATCGGAAATCGTCAAAGTAGTCAGAAATTGCCTAGAGAGGGAGAGATTAtaacaatttgttttttaaaaaagaaagaaactaaTAATGTTATTTGATTAACATATTTTTTTGCATTTGTTAGGATTCGAACTCATGACCTCAAGTACAAAATCTCTATATGATTTTGACTTTTGAAAAGTGAAGATACATTTTAAAAGATGCCACATAGGATTATGAGTGATGTGGCAAAAATGATATGTGAAAAAATTGATTATATGTGGCAAATTTGTTGTAgtctgttttaatatatataatatatgtggAGGAAAAATTTTAAAACGACCAATGtttaaagaaaatttttaaaGGAACTAAAATTGAAAGTTAGCTTAtttttagagactaaaaaaatatttaaccttTATTTTCATAAGGATGAAAATGACTTAATCGAGAAATCTAGAGATATTTACGTGTGAAGGATTCAAAGACAAAATCATATCTTGAGTTGGTTAAATACAATTTTATAGGTTATTTATACCTCCATAAATGTTTTATATAATTGGTTAAGTACATGcagaaatttaaaattatttttcattcaaaaattatcaTTTTCCAACTTAACCCATTAATGTTcactaaaaataatttttcaaggaAAAGAGATTGTGCACTATTTAAATTAGAGACATTCATGGTTATTGAGCTAAATAACAGTAATAGTTGATTcagtttttaatgattatttaaataaaaaattatttaatataaagtGTGTTTAGTAAAAATAGTAGTTGATTGATAAATTAGATAACaatatcaaacaattaaagtattTGGTGACTgaagctgatgactgatgactgataacttatattttataattgatgATTAATAGCTGATAAACTAATTAAAGTATTTGGTAAAATTAATGGTTCAACTAACTTATTAAATGACAtaaaatttaatacataattattttattataaattaaaataaattataaagataaaagtgaaagaaaaaaataaaactataagctaaaatgctatttgaaataACGTTTGAAAAATACGCTATAAGCTAGTAATATAAGCTATAAACTTGTGATGAAAAGACAATATCAAACAAGTCTAAATTGTCATATGAACTTATAAACTATAAGTTCAAAAATGTGTCTTACTAAATAGAGCcataatagttttaatttaatttcaaattagtTTAAAACCATTTGTATTTATAAACAAGTTTATGAGCAATTTGTATCTATAAATCGGTTTTATATTTTTAAGATATTTAAAactacttttatttttaaaaggttattgaattttttatattaaaagtatttttaaataatattttttcatttaattagtttaccttaaattaatttttaacttaAATTTAATTAATCGAACTCTTTACAATATATTTTTAACATGTTCAATATATTAAGCATTTAAATTGTTCAATATTTTTGATTCAATTTAATTCAATGTGGGGATATAGGTGGCAAGGTAATTTTTCGCACACCCCTAATTAAAATAAAGGGTAAATGGGTGACAAGGTAATTTTTCATGTCATGGTCGTTTGAAATTTTCGGAGGTCTTGTATATGTTATTTACAATTAAATTGTGATAAAATAATAGAATTCATATTTTATCAAAGTCCAACAATAACAACTATTTTATGAGATTCTATTAGACATTTcatctttaaaattttaaatatacctTTTAATAATTTAAgtgatttttcaaatttttaacttTGACCCATTTAAAACATATGAATGATTCTAAGTTCTACATTGATTAAATATAGactttaaaaattttatatagaGAAACAATCGTCATCTTATAAGTCGATTTTGTAAATATAAGTTATATCAAACTCTAATTCCATCATAGTATAAATCTATTGATTTGGATCACCCACAATTTATTTTCATGCACCAAATCCAATAATATTGAATGTGACGGGGTGTATTGGGATATATCCAAGTTCTACATTAGTCAAAGATCAAGACAACAAGAAATTTATATAAAATGACATCCAGGCCCGGTCTTTTACCCGTGCAAGTTGTGCTATGGAACTGGGCCCCAAAATTTCAGGGGCcccaattttattattattatcaaataaaaaatattttaaaaaatatatatgagagAGTTTCTGCAATTTTATTTACCATTTGtagaagtaaaataatattatatataagctACTTAATAGAGCCAAAGGCacacagagagagagagaatgacaAGCGGTGGTGTTCACATGATGCTTTTAGAATTTATCTTTATGTCTTTAACAAAATTTGCTACAtgtacatatttcaaaatatacaATATTATATATTGAAAATACATTGTGGATATtatattagaataattaatttaatcttttgttttttATACTCTTGAGTCAATGTTATTAAGTTATATTTTTGTTCAGTTTAATTTTATTCGTGAAATTATAATTCttaattttctcaattaattttttttattaatataataatttgatATAGAAACACAATTTTACAATGGAactgaattttttgaaaaaaatacttaATGAATTGATATTTACAAGAGTTTAAAATGATATTTTGAAGACAATAAAATATAAAGATCTAATAGACGAATTTGATTTTATAAGTCTTTGGTGAAAGACTTTTTAAAGtaactaaaaaaatttaaaatttatgaaatGATATTATTAGTTTAAAGTTCaaacaataatatataattttatttttagtgcgccaattttagttttaaatttagGCCTATTTTTAAAGTTAGAACAGGGCCTCCTAATTCATTGGGCCGTCCCTGATGACATCCATCACCTTACATATCTGTTTGAAGAGATGAATCAAATCAACTATAATATTGTATCATGAACGAATCATTTCTCTAATTCAttttttaggttttaatttttctatatttGGTCTCTTCTAAAAATTTAATAACATacatttacaaatatttttatgcgAGTTTTAAAAAACTTCCACTAGTAGTTAGGAGTGATAATGAGTAAGATTTGAGCAGTGTactcactacaagaaaaaaatgttatttgCCAGGGGTTAAGCCCCTCACAAACTACAAAAGCCCCTCATTGAATAGAAATTTGCGAGGGGACAAATCCCCAAGCAAAAACATGTCATCGTAAACTACTTTGCATGGTGGAAAGCCCCTCGGTAATTTGCTTGGGGTTTTACCCCTCGCAAAATGAAGAACCCTGCTGACACGCAGGCTTAGACCCAGTGTAGTGTGCAGTGTGGTGCAGAAGAGCAGTGATTTGTGTAAGTCATTTTCCTTGGGGTTTTCCCTCTCACAAATTGCAAACCCAGTGTAGTGTGCAGTGAGGCACAGAATTATAAGTGTTTTGTGTCAATCATTTTGCTTGGGGTAAACCCCCTGACAATTTGTTAGTttgtattataattatatttgacaattataatataaataatattataattatataataatataataaataaatttaaaatttataaaaataaattataaacttaaatcaaacataattaaaattaaattaaatttaaaattaaattctaaatagttaaaataaactCCAtacatattaaaatacaaatacaaattaaAGTTCATACAAATTAAAATCCATACATATTcaagatatttaaaaaaatttcatacaaactcaaacatcctcttcctcttcctcttcaacAACTCCTCCATATCCACCGACTCCTCATATATGCCACCAGAATTTTGGGAAGCAAAAAATTGATCAATTCTCTGTGCCTGCTCATTTGCAATTCGCATAACTTCTTGATACTCAAGTGTTTGCCTCCTCATTTTTTCCCGCAACTTTGTTTCTCTTCTCCTCATTTCTTCTTGCATCCCTATTTGTTTTCTCTTCATTTATTCTATTTCTGCATTTCTTGCTGCTACTTCACGTACTGCCTCGATATTTTCCAAATGTCTCATAGTTTCAAGCATTTCAGCGGTTAATATTGGTGGAGTTGATGATCCTTCTCCGTCAACAAGTCTTATTCTGAAAGACCTATCACGCCTCTTGATAGTTTTGACGTACTCTCCAGTACCATACACTCtcccatttttcttctttccacCAGATACATCATACCAAGTACGAAAACCCACACTAGGGTCAACAGGATATCCCGATGGCGGTTCAGGTAATTCAGGATGCTCTGACAACCTAAGAACAAGTCGTCTATCATACTCCTcctgtaaaaataaaataattaaatgttataatgatttaaataagttaggtacataaaagaaataaataaaatgactTAATATAAGAAAAACTTACTTGAGTGATTTTTGAGCGCTCATCAACAAATTCTCCATTTCTCTTGAGACGAGTCTCCATACAGAGCTCGTTAATAAATGGAGTTCTACCTAACTCTTCACGCTAATTaaatgaaaacataaataaaaaaataattacttacgagtaatataaaatcataataataaattaataaataaatttaccaTCATTCGTGCAACTTCAGCAACACTAATACTGCCTGTTGCGTAGTTGCAGCCGCCAACTACACATGCTATATTTTTCTTTGCCTTTTCAGATGTCTCTAAAAAGGCTTCAGAAGACCAATGGGCAATAAGCTCTTTAAATAAATCCTCTCCTATCCAAGTTGGACGTGTTCCTTTGTTTCCCATCTAGTCCTAACATTCCTCATGGTGTCAGAAAATTGGGCATCACAATTTATGtgaaaattttctttaatttggacTTCATCTCTAACATCCCAACAACACTTCTCCTACATTGTTGTATgaattcaaaaaatattaaataaagtataatcatgaaaatattaaatCAAGTATACCTGAAAtgcataataaaaaatattaaataaagtataataaaaaatattaaataaagtataccttaaatgccctaaaccaatctTCCCTATCATCATCAAGTACTGTTCCATAAGTCGGccatattttttttatacttcTCTTTAATAATGTCTGTTATGGTTGATGTTGCCTAATATGACGGCAAGATTATAAACAACAGAATATTGAGTtagtatttattaaataaaacacaaatttaaaatataatataaaacatAAACACTTACGATCCTCCATCGGGCCAAATGATAAGTCTTCCTTGATGATATTTAATTTTCAACGGCCTATTTCTCAAGAtgtgcctcctcctcctcctgtCCTCCTCGGGAGCACTGGTATCTCCACGAGCACTGGTATCTCCATGCTCATCTTCAGAAGGAACATGTAATGAATGGGGCATGCTAGATCCACATGGCTCCATATACTGCAAAGCCACATTTGCGGAATGTCGCATGCCAGGTTCACTCGACTGCATGGAAGGCATAGGAAAATGTGTAGGGTGAGGGGTGCTAGGTCCACGTGGATGCATGTAGGGTGTATATCAAGGAGGAATAATAAATGTTAGCACCATGGGTGGGAATGAAGAAAAAGGAGGTGTGGATGGTAATTTAGTGAAAGATCCAGATATGGGTGTAGTATGCATTGGCGGTGGAGTAAAATATGGAGGGGGATGAGCCACTTGACTCGAAAGTGGCATATGAATAAACATATCAGAATCAAGAACCTCCTCTACAATGAACCTGGTGCAGCGAGGAGTCTTATGACTCTTACCCCTTTCTCTCTTCTGGTCGAcattttttctattttgaaagaaaaacattaaacaattaatGTTATATAAAAGATAACAACTTATTACACAATAAACATTAAATAAGATTTGTCCTCATCGGAGATAATAGCTTATTACACAACAGCTTATTACACAAGTAATATTACATAAAACATATTCAAATTATTCATCATCATAATcttcattgtcttcatcaaatatgatattatTATCTTCAGACTCTTCATGATCTTCTTCCACGGGATTTATTGACAACAATATAGTTGCTTCATCTTGTTGACCCTCAACTGCAGTATCAAACAAATTTATAATCTCCCCAATTTCAATTACCTCATTAACAGGCAAAATCTCATCATCTTGGTATGCAACATCTTCCATTACATCGTCAGTGTCAATGTGACCCATTGGGTTGGAATTAATTATAACACACCATTCTCGTTTGCGGGGGGTAATTaaaggataaggtacataataaacttgcctaacatcATGTTccattatgaaagggtcatactctttgtactttctatctcttcgaaccTCAACGatgttatattttttatcaatttttattcCTCTGGAAGATGGATCATACCagtcacaataaaacaagacaactttatttttcgATTCCATATAATTATAGACCAACTTGTAAATATGTTTGATAACACCATAGAAGTCGTCCTCACCACCCtctgttatattttttttatcaattttcttCCCTTCAGTCCATATTTCAGTGTGAAATTTGTATCCATTTACAAAGTATGTGTGCCATTTATTTACACGTTGATGAGGGCTTTCTGAAAAACTTTTCAAACGGATTATTTTTGGAGTTGGAGCAACAATATATTATAATTGTTGCTTGAACCATGCAGGAAAATAAGCATGTATGTAACCAGTTGATGGTTGTTCGCTCGTGCCCTATTTCAAAAAACAATATAGGTTAGAAAAGATTTGAATTCTTAACCAAAATTAAATATATACTTGATTAAATATACTTACTTAAgatatggtttaacttcaacgcagttaaTCAGCACATGAACATGAACAGATTGCATTTATTTTTCAGAAAGCCAATGCTCACCCGTCTTTCTAGAGGGACGACCAGGACGACCAAAaactgataaggtgaattgacttcTTTCATTGAAGTGAACTTAGCTTCTTATGATTCATGGAGTCAACATCATGTTATTGAAATAATGAGAGCAAAAATGTGCGCAAATTGATCCCTCAACTCTTGCCTTATTTttcactgatcgctttgaatcacccatgaaccgtTCAAATGGATACACCCATCTATATTGAACATGTCCACCAAGGAAAGCTTCATAAGCAAGATGCACGATGCTCCATAGAATCAAAGAAATTACCTGGAGAAAATATTTTCTCCAGCTTGCAGAGAATGACATGAATATTTCGCTCCAATTTAATGATGTCCTCTACTCTTAAAATTGACGCATGTATGCCTTTAAAAAATTGACTGATATCAGTTAGTGGATTAAGCACATTCTTGGGCACTGAACTGAATGCAATTGGAAGAAACCGTTCCATGAAAACATGACGATcatgacttttcattccatgcaacttcccTATTTTGACGTCGGCACGTCTTACCAAGTTAGAAGAATAACCATCAGGCATCCTCAACTCATTTAACCACCGAAAAATTGCTTTTGCTTCTTGGGGAGTAATAGTctaacaagccttgggttttaataattttCCATTTGGTTGAGGTTTCAACTCTAACTCTTTTTTATTACACAAAAGTTCCAAGTCTTTTCTAACCTTCTCATTATCCTTCGTCTTCTCATTATCTATCAccgtgttaaatacattatcaaataaattcttctcaatatgcataacatcaagaTTATGTCGCAACAAATTATCCTTCCAATAAGGGAGGTCCCAAaaaatacttctttttgtccaattgtgtgTGACCCCATATCCTTCAATTCTGCATGCTTCAGCATTATCTGTGAATCTTGTTAGGTCACAAACACTATTCCATACTTCAACCGATAAAAATTGAGGGGGAGGTAGATCTGTTACTTTTTCTCCTTTTCTAAAGGCATTCTTATTTCTTCTAAATTCATGGTTCCTAGGTAAGAACCTACGGTGACAATCAAACCACAAACTTTTCCCACCCTTTTCCGAAGTAAATGCTTTGTGTGCCCGGTGCAATacggacaacccattttgccatgcgtaccccaTACAAATATGTATCAGGACTTAAAAAGATTGCTTTTGTGACCTGGTATGAAGAAAGAAGTTTCTAAGATTGTTTATGCTTGCTTGAATTGCCATAATTCGAatattgagcatcagaaaccttCAAGTTTAATGCAACCGTCGAACATTCTAGAATGGAAGCAGGATAGCATTTCGATGGACTTTATGTCCAATTTACCGAAGACCGCCAAGGGTAATGATTCTCTTTGGGTgattgtggataggttgactaagtcgGCTCATTTCTTGCCGATGAAGATTAACCATCCCATTTTTAAGTTGGCTGAGGTGTACATTGAAGAGATTGTGAGATTGCACGGAATACCATCGAGTATTgcgtcagatagagatccaaggtttacgtcGAGGTTTTGGAAAAGTTTGTAAGATGCCTTAGGTACGACATTGAGATTGAGTTCTAcatatcatccgcagacggatggtcagaccgaaaggactatcCAGTCACTGGAAGATTTATTGAGGGCCTGTGTGTTAGACCAAGGAGGAGCTTGGGATAGCCATTTTCATTGATTGAGTttacttacaacaacagttttcatgcGAGTATCGGGATGGCACCGTATGAAGCGTTGTATGATAGGAGATATAGAACTctgttgtgttggtatgaatcgagCGAGGGTGTTGTGCTCGGACCTGAGAATGTGCAAGAGACGACTAAAAAGATAAGGAAGATCCGAGAGAGGATGAAAACTTCTCAGAGTcttcagaagagttatcacgatAAGAGAAGGAAAACATTTGAGTTTCAGGTGGACGACCATGTGTTTTTGAGAGTTAATCCAGTAACCGGTGTCGGTAGAGCTTTGAAGTCGCGAAAGCTTACGCCGGGTTTTATTGGTCTGTATCATATTTCAAAGTGGTTAGGTGAGGTGGCCTATCGGATTGCTTTACCGCCGTTGCTTGCGAATCtccatgatgtgtttcatgtgtctcagttgaggaaatacattccAGATCCTTTGCATGTGGTTCAAATAGATGACATACAGATGAGAGATAACTTGAGGATTGAGGCGTCACCAGTGCGAATAGAAGGACGAGAAGTGAAGCAAATTGCGAGGTGAAGAGATTACCTTGGTGAAGGTGTTGTGGGGTGGACCAGCTGATGAGAGTCTGGCATGGAAACACGAGGACCAAATGATGGAggaattca
Encoded proteins:
- the LOC131658831 gene encoding uncharacterized protein LOC131658831; this translates as MAPYEALYDRRYRTLLCWYESSEGVVLGPENVQETTKKIRKIRERMKTSQSLQKSYHDKRRKTFEFQVDDHVFLRVNPVTGVGRALKSRKLTPGFIGLYHISKWLGEVAYRIALPPLLANLHDVFHVSQLRKYIPDPLHVVQIDDIQMRDNLRIEASPVRIEGREVKQIAR